The proteins below are encoded in one region of Antennarius striatus isolate MH-2024 chromosome 7, ASM4005453v1, whole genome shotgun sequence:
- the bphl gene encoding valacyclovir hydrolase, with translation MACLLLGGRVLTRRADVKRVVATTRFYCSSMTSGKKRVNGVDLYYEQTGRGKHALLLLPGALGSTRTDFGPQLKSLNKERFTVVGWDPRGYGQSRPPDRDFPPDYFERDAKDAVDLMKVLGFGKFSLLGWSDGGITALVAAARNPNLINKMVVWGGNAFITEEDLQMYNAVRDVSKWSAKMRQPMEEMYGPDVFAKTWEAWVEGFSAFASRPEGNICMELLPLISCPTLIIHGEKDPMVPSIHPQYLLKHIKGSRLHLMPEGKHNLHLRFADEFNKLVEDFL, from the exons ATGGCGTGTTTGTTACTCGGTGGACGAGTCTTGACCCGCAGAGCTGACGTGAAGAGAGTCGTGGCGACCACCCGGTTCTATTG TTCTTCAATGACCTCGGGCAAGAAGCGTGTTAACGGTGTGGATCTCTACTATGAGCAGACGGGTAGAGGGAAACATGCTCTGCTGTTGCTTCCTGGTGCTCTGG GAAGCACTCGAACTGATTTTGGACCTCAGTTGAAGTCTCTGAATAAAGAACGCTTCACTGTAGTTGGCTGGGATCCCCGTGGTTACGGACAATCCCGGCCTCCAGACAGAGACTTCCCCCCTGACTATTTCGAGAGGGATGCAAAGGATGCAGTGGATCTGATGAAG gtGCTGGGCTTTGGCAAATTCTCTCTGCTGGGATGGAGCGATGGAGGAATCACAGCTCTGGTTGCAGCAGCGAGGAACCCCAACCTGATCAACAAGATGGTTGTATGGGGAGGCAATGCCTTTATCACAGAGGAAGACCTTCAGATGTACAACG CCGTCCGGGATGTCTCCAAGTGGAGTGCGAAGATGAGGCAGCCCATGGAGGAGATGTATGGACCTGATGTCTTCGCAAAAACATGGGAGGCCTGGGTGGAGGGTTTCTCGGCGTTTGCAAGCAGACCTGAAG GCAATATCTGCATGGAGCTTCTGCCTCTGATTAGCTGTCCTACCCTCATCATCCATGGAGAGAAAGACCCAATGGTGCCCAGCATCCACCCACAGTACCTCCTCAAACACATCAAGGGATCACG GCTGCACCTGATGCCAGAGGGTAAACACAATCTCCACCTGAGGTTTGCCGATGAGTTCAACAAGCTGGTGGAAGACTTTCTGTAG
- the psmg4 gene encoding proteasome assembly chaperone 4 — translation MNQTPNGAACDAPITVHNFSEKILEQEVHFHVMRLSGGFFLWVGSNPVLSNLAVSMSSKYDSMPLSTLILGDPSDTTSNSLAQRLAKKTKKQVYVSYSLPLTDSSLGLLVEDRIKKELELRPELF, via the exons ATGAACCAGACACCGAACGGAGCGGCTTGTGACGCCCCAATAACGGTGCACAATTTTTCGGAGAAGATCCTGGAGCAGGAGGTCCACTTCCACGTCATGAGGCTCAGCGGCGGGTTCTTCCTGTgggtgggttcgaatcccgtcCTGTCCAACCTGGCGGTGTCGATGAGCAGCAAATAT GATTCGATGCCTTTATCTACATTAATTTTGGGGGACCCATCTGACACCACTTCAAACTCCTTGGCACAGCGATTAG CAAAGAAGACCAAAAAGCAAGTCTATGTGAGCTACAGCCTCCCGCTGACGGACTCCAGCCTCGGTCTGCTGGTGGAGGACAGGATCAAGAAGGAGCTGGAGCTCCGTCCTGAACTCTTCTAG